The sequence TCATTCAAACagtagttgatgatgaaaggGAAAACGAAGGTCCCACCAGATCCACCGATACCTCGAAAAGCTTGAACCACTGCCACTTGATTTGGGAATCTGCATAATAGATACGGACCCAACGAATTTATCAGAACCGTAAAACCacatcctgaaaatttaataGGTTTGTCTAAAATAATCGaatcaaaaatatgtttatcaaTAAAAAAGAGAAGGAAGAATCAAACAACAGAATTCTTACCAGCGAGAACCCGAAGAGCTATAGCAACGTAGAAATTGTATGCAAATGACGTAATTGCAATAGCAGTTGCGTTGATAACGGAGGCAATGAAGAAAACTTTGCGGAAACCAAATCGTTTGACCGCCAAGTTTCCAAACggtgctgaaaatgaattcaaaaatcttCTTATTTACTGGAATCCATGTTTTAATTGAAGGACCTGATAACCTAGCGTCTATGTATAAACTATGGACTTTGATGCCAGAAACGGTAACAATAACGagaaaatatacatacatgtacaacATACCTCCGCAAAAACTAATTCCTACTATGACTGTACCGAGCCAGGCAGTAGTACTGCTTCCctgatgaaaataatccaTCCATTCCGCTACCAGAATTCCATCAACAAAACATCCACCTACGATGAATCCAGACGCGAAACCAGCTAGGATAATTATAACAGTCTCCAAACGATTCGATTTTTCGGCTTCTATCATCACGTCACCGAAACCTGCGTTTTCTGCTCATACGtaaattgtgtcgtttcgaTCTTCAGTTTAACTTTGAACAGTTTATTTGTGTTTCGAACTGAGAAATAATCGGTCTTATCTTTAGAAAAGGAGGCTATCATTACGTAATGAAGTGTCCCTCTTTTACCTATACTGAATACCAGACGTTGATACGGTTCCCTACTTTGAGGAACAACGGAATGTAATGTGTATGTATAATCACGTCCACAAAGTCACAGAAGCTGAGTGTAGGTTCTGATATATCTAAATCCCCCCAAAAAAACTCAACATAAGCTTTCTATCAGATTTGATTGGATAATTCCTTCTAAAACCTTAATTTCATTGGATGGCGAGTTGTGCTTTCCTTGAGTATCGAAATGGTTAAGTACTTTGTTATTTGAGATTTAATTAGAATTCTAACCCTTCAAGGCATATGGATTGATCCAACGAAGGTCCCATGGTGTTTTGCTGTGTTTTGGCGTCCTTGACGCCAGGGtgagagtccatggttttatTGATCAAAGGGAAAACAGTGTCACCTCAGGACGAACGTCCATACGAAACACGGATTCGCGTTTTTAccaagaaaagaagaaaagaaggcaaagaaaatatcagacacaaaatagaaatattggagatttagaaatcatgaattggGGCAAATAGTGTGAAAGAAGATGACAAAATGTCAACTATTACACAACATGGTACAAGCTATCCAAATACAGCTAAAGCTAGAGTAAATTAATTCTTATCAAGGATATCAATAGAGGCAAATAATAAATGGCCTAGAGCGCTTTGGAGTTGTCGAATATTACATACTATTAGCATGAAtttaagatttgaatttgTCAGATTTAATCCGTAAACCTCGGGGTTTTAACCTTTAGCGATAACAGCTTGTTGTCAAATCAAAATCAGATTATGTCTATGATGAAGGAAGAGGCTCAAAAAGTGTTGATCCCTTTCTGAAGATCTAAATCCAAACACTCTCCCATTAATAGTACCGACAGAGTAAAAAGTGGCTCACAATTCTTTAACAAAAACAGATAATACTTTAATATGGTTTTAAGTATCAATGAAATTATACGTTGAAACAAGTTATTTgaatgattaaattcaatagatGTGATTTCACATTCGGGGCGGCCTGGAGTAGTGATGGCGGCGAAGACcagtttttgttgttgtgCACTGTCTAATGTTGTAGCAAAAAAGCATCATCTTCATGGATCAAGAGAGACTTTGAACACTGATCATATAGTTCGCAGATTCAACTGTCAGTTTTTTAACTCGattctcatcatcatcagttttCGTTTCTGGTTTTTGAGTCAAATGTTCCATCAATCCTGGAATCATGATCACAACACTTAGAATCTGCATCCCAGCACAGAAATAGAACGAATAGGCATAGTTCCCTGTTGCGTCGTATATCCAACCTGTGAATAAGGAATATATgtcaatatagaaatatatgtatcctaaaaatatttgaattcatcgttttcttgaatttcaattatttcaaagaaattcGGTGCGAAACCTGTGGGCGATTATACGCAGGGTAGACCTACATAATTGCATTGAATAGACCACCTACCTGCAGCAGGAGCACCAAGTATATATCCAATTCCACTAAAAAACATACTATATGAATATGACATGTACAAGCATTCACTTCCGAATAACTGTAAAACCACCAACGTATATAAACAACCATAACCAGACAAGGAAATCCCAATAGTAGCACTGACTACCAGGGCTGCTGTATAACCCCTCAGAAATGGTAGTACACCTACTGGAATCGCCAGTAACGCATTGAGAATTAGGTAGAGAGTGAATGTATCGATCCTCGGATGTTTGGTCATCAAAGAAAAGACAACTCTTCCAACAAACAATGCTATAGCTATGGCGGATAACGTAAATCTTGCTTGTTTTGTTGATATTTCGAGTAGAAATTTAGATCctgatacaatatgtacataGATCGTAGACAGCGACAGGTGGAAGATAAACGAATGTACAAGAAATGCTACGAACATTTTCCGTTTAAAAAGTTCTAGTTGATAGAGATTGTGCTttgcatttttatttttttccaaaagtGATTCTTGATTGTCTTCATTATCCGGAGGTAGTTGTTTATCATTTTTAGACCAATTACGAAACACAAGTCCAAGAGCGCATTGTTGGAATGAGATACCACCGATAATCAAACAGCATCCTCGCCATCCGTACTCATTCAAACagtagttgatgatgaaaggGAAAACGAAGGTCCCACCAGATCCACCCATACCTCGAAAAACTTGAACCACTGCCACTTGATTTGGGAATCTGCATAATAGATACGGACCCAACGAATTTATCAGAACCGTAAAACCacatcctgaaaatttaataGGTTTGCATATCTTTAATAAAATGATCGaatcaaaaatatgattatcaaTAAAAAAGAGAAGGAAGAATTAAGTATCGGAATTCTTACCAGCGAGAACCCGAAGAGCTATAGCAACGTAGAAATTGTATGCAAATGACGTCATTGCAATAGCAGTTGCGTTGATAACGGAGGCAATGAAGAAAACTTTGCGGAAACCAAATCGTTTGACCGCCAAGTTTCCAAACggtgctgaaaatgaattcaaaaatcttCTTATTTACTGGAATCCATGTTTTTAATTGAAGGACCTGATAACCTAGCGTCTATGTATAAACTATGGACTTTGATGCCAGAAACGGTAACAATAACGagaaaatatacatacatgtacaacATACCTCCGCAAAAACTAATTCCTACTATGACTGTACCGAGCCAGGCAGTCATACTGCTTCCctgatgaaaataatccaTCCATTCCGCTACCAGAATTCCATCAACATAACATCCACCTACGATGAATCCAGACGCGAAACCAGCTAGGATAATTATAACAGTCTCCAAACGATTCGATTTTTCGGCTTCGATCATCACGTCACCGAACCTGCGATTTCTGCTCATCCGtaaattgtgtcgtttcgaTCTTCAGATTAACTTTGAACAGTTTATTTGTGTTTCGAACTGAGAAATAATCGGTCTTATCTTTAGAAAAGGAGGCTATCATTACGTAATGTAGTGTCCCTCTTTTACCTATACTGAATACCAGACGTTGATACGGTTCCCTACTTTGAGGAACAACGGAATATAATGTGTATGTATAATCACGTCCACAAAGTCACAGAAGCTGAGTGTAGGTTCTGATATATCTAAATCCCCCCAAAAAAACTCAACATAAGCTTTCTATCAGATTTGATTGGATAATTCCTTCTAAAACCTTAATTTCATTGGATGGCGAGGTGTGCTTTCCTTGAGTATCGAAATGGTTAAGTACTTTGTTATTTGAGATTTAATTCGAATTCTAACCCTTCAAGGCATATGGATTGATCCAACGAAGGTCCCATGGTGTTTTGCTGTGTTTTGGCGTCCTTGACGCTAGGGtgagagtccatggttttatTGATCAAATGGAAAATAGTGTCACCTCAGGACGAACGTCCATACGAAACACGGATTCGCGTTTTTAccaagaaaagaagaaaagaaggcaaagaaaatatcagacacaaaatagaaatattggagatttagaaatcatgaattggGGCAAATAGTGTGAAAGAAGATGACAAAATGTCAACTATTACACAACATGGTACAAGCTATCCAAATACAGCTAAAGCTAGAGTAAATTAATTCTTATCAAGGATATCAATAGAGGCAAATAATAATTGGCCTAGAGCGCTTTGGAGTTGTCGAATATTACATACTATTAGCATGAAtttaagatttgaatttgTCAGATTTAATCCGTAAACCTCGGGGTTTTAACCTTAAGCGATAACAGCTCGTTGTCAAATCAAAATCAGATTATGTCTATGATGAAGGAAGAGGCTAAAAAAGTGTTGATCCCTTTCTGTGTAACAGATCTATATCCAAACACTCCCCCATTAATAGTACCGACAGAGTAAAAAGTGGCTCACAATTCTTTAACAAAAACAGATAATACTTTAATATGGCTTTAAGTATCAATGAAATTATACGTTGAAACAAGTTATTTGAATGATTAGATTCAATAGATGTAATTTCGCATTCGGGGCGGCCTGGAATAGTGAT is a genomic window of Tubulanus polymorphus chromosome 5, tnTubPoly1.2, whole genome shotgun sequence containing:
- the LOC141906115 gene encoding monocarboxylate transporter 14-like, encoding MIEAEKSNRLETVIIILAGFASGFIVGGCYVDGILVAEWMDYFHQGSSMTAWLGTVIVGISFCGAPFGNLAVKRFGFRKVFFIASVINATAIAMTSFAYNFYVAIALRVLAGCGFTVLINSLGPYLLCRFPNQVAVVQVFRGMGGSGGTFVFPFIINYCLNEYGWRGCCLIIGGISFQQCALGLVFRNWSKNDKQLPPDNEDNQESLLEKNKNAKHNLYQLELFKRKMFVAFLVHSFIFHLSLSTIYVHIVSGSKFLLEISTKQARFTLSAIAIALFVGRVVFSLMTKHPRIDTFTLYLILNALLAIPVGVLPFLRGYTAALVVSATIGISLSGYGCLYTLVVLQLFGSECLYMSYSYSMFFSGIGYILGAPAAGWIYDATGNYAYSFYFCAGMQILSVVIMIPGLMEHLTQKPETKTDDDENRVKKLTVESANYMISVQSLS